In Salinarimonas sp., a genomic segment contains:
- a CDS encoding acetyl-CoA carboxylase carboxyltransferase subunit alpha — MRTYLDFEKPVAELEAKLEELRALGEERDAVAITDDIARLEAKASEALKGLYAALTPWQKTLVARHPQRPHFLDYAKALITEFTPLAGDRKYAEDEAVVGGFGRFRGEPVCVIGQEKGSDTKSRIRHNFGMARPEGYRKAVRLMEMAERFGLPMIAFVDTAGAYPGIDAEERGQAEAIARSTEACLALGVPNVALVIGEGGSGGAIALATANKVLMLEHAIYSVISPEGAASILWRDAARAQDAATAMKITAQDLLKLGVIDAVVSEPIGGAHRDPEGVIQAAGNAIAAALADLAPLSPDAIRAQRADKFLAIGRKL; from the coding sequence ATGCGCACCTATCTCGATTTCGAAAAACCCGTCGCCGAGCTCGAAGCGAAGCTCGAGGAGCTGCGCGCGCTCGGCGAGGAGCGCGACGCCGTCGCCATCACGGACGACATCGCGCGCCTCGAGGCGAAGGCGAGCGAGGCGCTCAAGGGCCTCTACGCCGCGCTCACGCCCTGGCAGAAGACGCTGGTCGCGCGCCATCCGCAGCGCCCGCACTTCCTCGACTACGCGAAGGCGCTCATCACCGAGTTCACCCCGCTCGCCGGCGACCGCAAGTACGCCGAGGACGAGGCGGTGGTCGGCGGCTTCGGCCGCTTCCGCGGCGAGCCGGTCTGCGTCATCGGCCAGGAGAAGGGCTCGGACACCAAGTCCCGCATCCGGCACAATTTCGGAATGGCCCGGCCCGAGGGCTACCGCAAGGCCGTGCGGCTGATGGAGATGGCCGAGCGCTTCGGCCTGCCGATGATCGCCTTCGTCGACACGGCCGGCGCCTATCCCGGCATCGACGCCGAGGAGCGCGGCCAGGCCGAGGCCATCGCCCGCTCCACCGAGGCCTGCCTCGCGCTCGGCGTGCCCAACGTCGCCCTCGTCATCGGGGAGGGCGGCTCCGGCGGCGCGATCGCGCTCGCGACCGCGAACAAGGTGCTGATGCTCGAGCACGCGATCTACTCGGTGATCTCGCCGGAGGGCGCGGCCTCGATCCTGTGGCGCGATGCGGCCCGTGCGCAGGACGCCGCGACCGCGATGAAGATCACGGCGCAGGACCTGCTCAAGCTCGGCGTGATCGACGCCGTCGTCTCGGAGCCGATCGGCGGGGCGCATCGCGACCCCGAGGGCGTCATCCAGGCCGCGGGCAACGCCATCGCCGCCGCGCTCGCCGACCTCGCCCCCCTGT
- a CDS encoding TetR/AcrR family transcriptional regulator has protein sequence MARTRANDYDDKRGAILRASARVFGEHGVDRASMAQIAAGCGVSKALLYHYYQSKEELVFDIVRTHLEELDAALVEADEPKADPRTRLRGLVGAMLDVYRDSDDEHRVQLGAMRLLPPDRQQAILALERDVVRRFSGVLRLANPALAQGPLLAPVTMSLFGMLNWVYLWFRPDGPITREQYADLATRLILDGASSIGAEEMAALMERRAS, from the coding sequence ATGGCCCGCACCCGCGCCAACGACTACGACGACAAGCGCGGCGCGATCCTGCGCGCCTCGGCCCGCGTCTTCGGCGAGCACGGCGTCGATCGCGCCTCGATGGCGCAGATCGCCGCCGGCTGCGGCGTCTCGAAGGCTTTGCTCTACCACTACTACCAGAGCAAGGAGGAGCTCGTCTTCGACATCGTCCGCACCCATCTCGAGGAACTCGACGCGGCGCTCGTCGAGGCGGACGAGCCGAAGGCGGATCCGCGCACGCGCCTGCGAGGGCTGGTGGGCGCGATGCTCGACGTCTACCGCGACAGCGACGACGAGCACCGGGTGCAGCTCGGCGCCATGCGCCTCCTGCCGCCGGACCGGCAGCAGGCGATCCTCGCGCTCGAGCGGGATGTCGTGCGGCGCTTCTCCGGCGTGCTGCGCCTCGCCAACCCCGCTTTGGCGCAGGGGCCGCTGCTCGCGCCGGTGACGATGTCGCTGTTCGGCATGCTCAACTGGGTCTATCTCTGGTTCCGCCCCGACGGCCCCATCACCCGCGAGCAATACGCCGATCTCGCCACGCGGCTCATCCTCGACGGCGCCTCCTCCATCGGCGCGGAGGAGATGGCGGCGCTGATGGAGCGCCGCGCGTCCTGA
- the paaK gene encoding phenylacetate--CoA ligase PaaK — MEDLSPRPGDLDPIETASRDEIAALQLERLKRTLNHAYANAPFYRARFEEAGVHPDDVRTLADLAKLPFTTKQDLRDTYPFGMFAVPRERIARIHASSGTTGKPTVVGYTKGDIEVWSEVVARSIRASGGRPGDIVHIAYGYGLFTGGLGAHYGAEKLGCTVVPVSGGMTERQITLIQDFKPRVVMVTPSYMLSILDEFRRQGIDPRETSLAVGIFGAEPWTNAMREEIERCFDMHAVDIYGLSEVMGPGVANECVETKDGLHVWEDHFYPEIIDPQSGEVLPDGEVGELVFTSLTKEALPIIRYRTRDLTRLLPGTARSMRRIEKITGRSDDMIILRGVNVFPTQVEEQVLKCRGLAPHFQIELTRHGRMDAMTILVEAMPEAADDAARAASAKELSHHVKSVIGVSAAVNVCDPGAVERSLGKAKRVVDKRPKE; from the coding sequence ATGGAAGACCTGAGCCCCCGCCCGGGCGACCTCGACCCGATCGAGACCGCCTCCCGCGACGAGATCGCCGCCCTGCAGCTGGAGCGCCTCAAGCGCACGCTGAACCACGCCTACGCGAACGCGCCCTTCTATCGGGCGCGCTTCGAGGAGGCGGGCGTCCATCCCGACGACGTGCGCACGCTGGCGGACCTCGCCAAGCTCCCCTTCACCACGAAGCAGGACCTGCGCGACACCTATCCCTTCGGCATGTTCGCCGTGCCGCGCGAGAGGATCGCGCGCATCCACGCCTCCTCCGGAACCACCGGCAAGCCCACCGTCGTCGGCTACACCAAGGGCGACATCGAGGTGTGGTCGGAGGTCGTGGCGCGCTCGATTCGCGCCTCGGGCGGGCGCCCGGGCGACATCGTCCACATCGCCTACGGCTACGGCCTGTTCACCGGCGGGCTCGGCGCGCATTACGGCGCGGAGAAGCTCGGCTGCACGGTGGTTCCGGTCTCCGGCGGCATGACCGAGCGGCAGATCACGCTGATCCAGGACTTCAAGCCCCGCGTCGTCATGGTGACGCCGTCCTACATGCTGTCGATCCTCGACGAGTTCCGCCGCCAGGGCATCGATCCGCGCGAGACGTCCCTCGCGGTCGGCATCTTCGGCGCCGAGCCGTGGACGAACGCCATGCGCGAGGAGATCGAGCGTTGCTTCGACATGCACGCGGTTGATATCTACGGTCTGTCCGAGGTCATGGGCCCGGGCGTCGCCAACGAGTGCGTCGAGACCAAGGACGGCCTGCACGTGTGGGAGGACCACTTCTACCCGGAGATCATCGACCCGCAGAGCGGGGAGGTTCTGCCCGACGGCGAGGTGGGCGAGCTGGTCTTCACCTCCCTCACCAAGGAGGCGCTGCCGATCATCCGCTACCGCACCCGCGACCTGACGCGGCTTTTGCCCGGCACGGCGCGCTCCATGCGGCGCATCGAGAAGATCACCGGCCGCTCGGACGACATGATCATCCTGCGCGGCGTCAACGTCTTTCCGACCCAGGTCGAGGAGCAGGTGCTCAAGTGCCGCGGGCTCGCCCCGCATTTCCAGATCGAGCTCACCCGCCACGGCCGCATGGACGCGATGACCATCCTGGTCGAGGCCATGCCCGAGGCGGCCGACGACGCGGCGCGGGCCGCCTCCGCCAAGGAGCTCTCGCATCACGTCAAGAGCGTGATCGGCGTGTCGGCGGCGGTGAACGTCTGCGATCCGGGCGCCGTCGAGCGCTCGCTCGGCAAGGCCAAGCGCGTCGTCGACAAGCGACCGAAGGAGTAA
- the paaI gene encoding hydroxyphenylacetyl-CoA thioesterase PaaI produces MSRLDPGSLSPQALAEACARVMWDGDRASQALGMEIERVAPGEAVVSMTITAAMTNGHGIGHGGYTFTLADSAFAFACNTYNQRTVAQHNTIAFLAPVREGDRLTATAREISRQGRGGIYDVRVVDQNGVTVAEFRGLSRTVKGTHLPEAEEAAPGA; encoded by the coding sequence ATGAGCCGCCTCGATCCGGGATCTCTCTCGCCGCAGGCCCTCGCCGAGGCCTGCGCCCGCGTGATGTGGGACGGCGACCGCGCCTCGCAGGCGCTCGGCATGGAGATCGAGCGCGTCGCCCCGGGCGAGGCCGTGGTCTCCATGACGATCACGGCCGCGATGACCAACGGCCACGGCATCGGCCACGGCGGCTACACCTTCACGCTCGCCGACAGCGCCTTCGCCTTCGCCTGCAACACCTACAACCAGCGGACCGTCGCCCAGCACAACACCATCGCGTTCCTCGCCCCGGTGCGGGAAGGCGATCGTCTCACGGCCACGGCGCGGGAGATCTCCCGCCAGGGCCGCGGCGGCATCTACGACGTCCGCGTCGTCGACCAGAACGGCGTCACGGTCGCGGAATTCCGCGGCCTGTCGCGCACCGTCAAGGGCACGCACCTCCCCGAGGCGGAGGAAGCGGCGCCCGGCGCCTGA
- the paaG gene encoding 2-(1,2-epoxy-1,2-dihydrophenyl)acetyl-CoA isomerase PaaG has product MSDAPLRIETEQGVMRLTLNRPDKLNAFNAELGAALIAALDDAAAQSAVRAVLLTGAGRAFCAGQDLGDRDPRKMEGPPDLGRTLENVYNPIVRRIRALEKPVVCAVNGVAAGAGANLAFACDLVLAARSAKFIQAFAKIGLVPDSGGTWLLPRLVGEARAKALALTAEPIDAETAASWGLIWKAVDDASLMPEAEALASRLAAGPTVGLGLTKRAIQAAAGQELDAHLDLERDLQREAGRTPDYAEGVTAFLEKRRPTFRGAR; this is encoded by the coding sequence ATGAGCGATGCGCCGCTTCGCATCGAGACGGAACAGGGCGTGATGCGGCTGACGCTGAACCGCCCGGACAAGCTCAACGCCTTCAACGCCGAGCTCGGCGCGGCCCTGATCGCGGCGCTCGACGACGCCGCCGCGCAGAGCGCGGTGCGCGCGGTGCTGCTCACCGGCGCCGGCCGCGCCTTCTGCGCGGGGCAGGACCTCGGCGACCGCGACCCGCGCAAGATGGAGGGCCCGCCGGATCTCGGGCGCACGCTCGAGAACGTCTACAATCCGATCGTGAGGCGCATCCGCGCGCTGGAGAAGCCGGTGGTCTGCGCCGTGAACGGCGTCGCCGCCGGCGCCGGCGCGAACCTCGCCTTCGCCTGCGACCTCGTTCTCGCTGCGCGCTCCGCCAAGTTCATCCAGGCCTTCGCCAAGATCGGCCTCGTGCCGGATTCGGGCGGCACCTGGCTCCTGCCCCGCCTCGTCGGCGAGGCCCGCGCCAAGGCGCTGGCGCTGACCGCCGAGCCCATCGATGCCGAGACGGCGGCCTCCTGGGGCCTGATCTGGAAGGCGGTGGACGACGCCTCCCTGATGCCGGAGGCCGAGGCGCTCGCGAGCCGGCTCGCCGCCGGGCCGACGGTGGGCCTCGGGCTGACCAAGCGCGCCATCCAGGCCGCGGCCGGGCAGGAGCTCGATGCGCATCTCGACCTCGAGCGCGACCTGCAGCGCGAGGCCGGCCGCACGCCGGACTACGCCGAGGGCGTCACCGCCTTCCTGGAGAAGCGCCGGCCGACCTTCCGGGGGGCGCGATGA
- the paaN gene encoding phenylacetic acid degradation protein PaaN, producing MTSFFDTHRKLLDEALAATRTREFHSAFPEIPSGKIYGETAKDDGLAAYEARLNAAFSLPGHPSEGEAGAEISPYGGALGTKYPEASADTLIAAAQAAKPGWAAATPEERVGLLLELLVRLNKRSFEIANAVMNTTGQAFPMAFQAGGPHAQERGLEALAYAYEAMARTPAAAQWTKQEGKGEPITMRKRWRVVPRGIALMIGCNTFPTWNGYPGLFASLATGNPTIVKPHPMAILPLAITVQMARELLSEAGYDPNVVLLAAEEPGGEIAKELALREEIALVDYTGSGTFGRWLRENAKGRVFTEESGVNPVVVTGTDDFKGLCRNLAFSLSLYSGQMCTSPQNVFVPKGGIETDEGHKSFDEVAQGIAVGIDKLLGDPARAGAVCGALAADATRERIDAAKDLGRVIRASTPIEGMDPQRSATPLLMAVEAKDRDVYMEERFGPIGFVVAAEDAHDALRLAVEGVREKGAITAAIYATDEAILDEAEARFAEVGANLSCNLTGGIYVNQSAAFSDYHATGANPAGNACLTDYAFVAERFRVAAARRPVASAAA from the coding sequence ATGACGTCCTTTTTCGACACGCACCGAAAGCTGCTCGACGAGGCGTTGGCCGCCACGCGCACCCGCGAGTTCCATTCCGCCTTCCCCGAGATCCCCAGCGGCAAGATCTACGGCGAGACCGCCAAGGACGACGGGCTCGCCGCCTACGAGGCCCGCCTGAACGCCGCGTTCTCCCTGCCCGGCCACCCGTCCGAGGGGGAGGCCGGCGCCGAGATCTCGCCCTATGGCGGCGCGCTCGGGACGAAATATCCCGAGGCCTCGGCGGATACGCTGATCGCGGCCGCGCAGGCGGCCAAGCCCGGCTGGGCCGCGGCGACGCCGGAGGAGCGCGTCGGCCTGCTGCTCGAGCTCCTGGTGCGCCTCAACAAGCGCAGCTTCGAGATCGCCAACGCCGTGATGAACACGACCGGCCAGGCCTTCCCGATGGCCTTCCAGGCCGGCGGCCCGCACGCCCAGGAGCGCGGCCTCGAGGCGCTCGCCTACGCCTACGAGGCGATGGCGCGCACGCCCGCCGCGGCTCAGTGGACGAAGCAGGAGGGCAAGGGCGAGCCGATCACCATGCGCAAGCGCTGGCGCGTCGTGCCGCGCGGCATCGCGCTGATGATCGGCTGCAACACCTTCCCCACCTGGAACGGCTATCCCGGCCTGTTCGCGAGCCTCGCCACCGGCAACCCGACCATCGTCAAGCCGCACCCGATGGCGATCCTGCCGCTCGCGATCACCGTGCAGATGGCGCGCGAGCTGCTGTCGGAAGCCGGCTACGATCCGAACGTCGTGCTGCTCGCGGCCGAGGAGCCGGGCGGCGAGATCGCCAAGGAGCTGGCCCTGCGCGAGGAGATCGCGCTCGTCGACTATACGGGCTCGGGCACCTTCGGCCGCTGGCTGCGCGAGAACGCCAAGGGCCGCGTCTTCACCGAGGAATCCGGCGTCAACCCGGTGGTCGTCACCGGCACGGACGATTTCAAGGGCCTGTGCCGCAACCTCGCCTTCTCGCTCTCGCTCTATTCGGGGCAGATGTGCACCTCGCCGCAGAACGTCTTCGTGCCGAAGGGCGGCATTGAGACCGACGAGGGCCACAAGAGCTTCGACGAGGTCGCCCAGGGCATCGCCGTCGGCATCGACAAGCTGCTGGGCGATCCTGCCCGCGCCGGCGCCGTCTGCGGCGCGCTCGCGGCGGACGCCACGCGCGAGCGCATCGACGCCGCCAAGGACCTCGGCCGCGTGATCCGCGCCTCGACCCCGATCGAGGGCATGGACCCGCAGCGCAGCGCGACGCCGCTGCTCATGGCCGTCGAGGCGAAGGATCGCGACGTCTACATGGAGGAGCGCTTCGGGCCGATCGGGTTCGTTGTCGCCGCCGAGGACGCGCACGACGCCCTGCGCCTCGCCGTGGAGGGCGTGCGCGAGAAGGGCGCCATCACGGCGGCGATCTACGCCACCGACGAGGCGATCCTCGACGAGGCCGAGGCGCGCTTCGCCGAGGTCGGCGCGAACCTGTCCTGCAACCTGACGGGCGGCATCTACGTCAACCAGTCCGCCGCCTTCAGCGACTACCACGCGACCGGCGCCAACCCCGCCGGCAACGCCTGCCTCACCGATTACGCCTTCGTCGCCGAGCGCTTCCGCGTCGCGGCGGCGCGGCGCCCGGTGGCCTCCGCCGCCGCCTGA
- a CDS encoding ABC transporter substrate-binding protein: MRLKTTLTAAAAIAALTAASPALAEIRIGSSLSVTGPASFLGDPELKTLEMLVDQINAEGGINGEEVRLIHYDDAGDANRARTFATRLVEDDEVVAVIGGSTTGTTMAMVPVYQDEEIPFISLAGAVVIIDPVKEYVFKTPHTDRMACEKIFADIQARGLSKVGMISGQGGFGKSMREQCLDVVGEYGIEVVADETYGPDDADMTVQLTRIRNTEGVEAVVVAGFGQGPAIVTRNYAQLGIDLPMYQSHGVASDAFIELAGEAADGVRLPGTALLIADILPEGDPQREVVQAYKAAYEERYGQEPSTFAGYAYDAFQLLVKAIEEAGSTDPNAIRDALEATSGHVGVTGEFNMSPEDHMGLDLSAFRMLEIRDGEWVLVE, translated from the coding sequence ATGCGTCTCAAGACCACCCTGACGGCGGCCGCGGCGATCGCGGCGCTCACCGCCGCGAGCCCCGCCCTCGCCGAGATCCGGATCGGCTCCAGCCTGTCCGTCACCGGCCCGGCCTCGTTCCTCGGCGATCCCGAGCTGAAGACGCTCGAGATGCTCGTCGACCAGATCAACGCGGAGGGCGGCATCAATGGCGAGGAAGTCCGCCTGATCCACTACGACGACGCCGGCGACGCCAACCGCGCGCGCACCTTCGCCACCCGCCTCGTCGAGGACGACGAGGTCGTGGCCGTGATCGGCGGCTCGACCACCGGCACGACCATGGCGATGGTCCCGGTCTACCAGGACGAGGAGATCCCGTTCATCTCGCTCGCCGGCGCGGTGGTGATCATCGATCCCGTGAAGGAATACGTCTTCAAGACGCCGCACACGGACCGGATGGCCTGCGAGAAGATCTTCGCCGACATCCAGGCGCGCGGCCTCTCCAAGGTCGGCATGATCTCGGGCCAGGGCGGCTTCGGCAAGTCCATGCGCGAGCAGTGCCTCGACGTCGTGGGCGAGTACGGCATCGAGGTGGTTGCGGACGAGACCTACGGTCCCGACGACGCCGACATGACCGTGCAGCTGACCCGCATCCGCAACACCGAGGGCGTCGAGGCCGTGGTGGTCGCGGGCTTCGGCCAGGGCCCGGCCATCGTCACCCGCAACTACGCCCAGCTCGGCATCGACCTGCCGATGTACCAGAGCCACGGCGTCGCCTCCGACGCCTTCATCGAGCTCGCGGGCGAGGCGGCCGACGGCGTGCGCCTGCCCGGCACGGCGCTCCTCATCGCCGACATCCTCCCCGAGGGCGATCCGCAGCGCGAGGTCGTCCAGGCCTACAAGGCGGCCTACGAGGAGCGCTACGGCCAGGAGCCCTCGACCTTCGCGGGCTATGCCTACGACGCCTTCCAGCTGCTGGTGAAGGCCATCGAGGAGGCCGGCTCCACCGATCCGAACGCGATCCGCGACGCGCTGGAGGCGACCTCGGGCCATGTCGGCGTCACCGGCGAGTTCAACATGTCGCCGGAGGACCATATGGGCCTCGACCTCTCGGCCTTCCGCATGCTCGAGATCCGCGACGGCGAGTGGGTGCTCGTCGAGTGA
- a CDS encoding branched-chain amino acid ABC transporter permease has protein sequence MSELLQFLFSGLTVGAVYALVALGFTLIYNASGVVNFAQGEFVMIGGMTTVFLFDAGAPLWLACAGAIVVAMAVGYLLNKLAIEPARGASIVTLIIITIGASIFLRGVAQVVFGKSIHRYPAFSGEAPFVIGGATILPQSLWVLFGGAAIFVGLWLFLTRSITGKAVLATANNRLAASLVGVNTNAMMTLSFALSAAIGALAGVLATPITLTSFDVGVALALKGFAAAMLGGMGSPVGALIGGLLLGLIEALTAGYISSEYKDAAAFIVILVVLFVMPSGLFGRAATERV, from the coding sequence ATGTCCGAGCTTCTGCAATTCCTCTTCTCCGGCCTCACGGTCGGTGCGGTCTACGCGCTCGTCGCGCTGGGCTTCACGCTGATCTACAACGCCTCGGGCGTCGTGAACTTCGCCCAGGGCGAGTTCGTGATGATCGGCGGCATGACGACCGTGTTCCTGTTCGACGCGGGCGCCCCGCTCTGGCTGGCCTGCGCCGGCGCGATCGTGGTGGCGATGGCGGTCGGATACCTGCTCAACAAGCTCGCCATCGAGCCCGCCCGCGGCGCCTCGATCGTAACGCTGATCATCATCACGATCGGCGCCTCGATCTTCCTGCGCGGTGTGGCGCAGGTGGTGTTCGGCAAGTCGATCCACCGCTATCCCGCCTTCTCGGGCGAGGCCCCCTTCGTAATCGGCGGGGCGACGATCCTGCCGCAGAGCCTCTGGGTGCTGTTCGGCGGGGCCGCGATCTTCGTCGGGCTGTGGCTGTTCCTCACCCGCTCGATCACCGGCAAGGCCGTGCTCGCCACCGCGAACAACCGCCTCGCGGCGAGCCTGGTGGGCGTGAACACCAACGCCATGATGACGCTGTCCTTCGCGCTCTCCGCCGCGATCGGCGCGCTCGCCGGCGTGCTCGCGACGCCGATCACGCTGACGAGCTTCGACGTCGGCGTCGCGCTCGCCCTCAAGGGCTTCGCCGCGGCGATGCTCGGCGGCATGGGCTCGCCGGTCGGCGCGCTGATCGGCGGGCTGCTGCTCGGCCTCATCGAGGCGCTGACCGCCGGCTACATCTCCTCGGAATACAAGGACGCGGCGGCGTTCATCGTCATCCTGGTCGTCCTGTTCGTGATGCCGAGCGGCCTGTTCGGCCGCGCAGCGACGGAGCGCGTGTGA
- a CDS encoding branched-chain amino acid ABC transporter permease has translation MKPSTKLLALAVLAILIALAPLVFPSSFYYRIGALIFVNGLAVTGLVILFGYAGQISLGHAGFAGIGAYATALSPGLLGVHPGIGLVLGAILSGLVAFLIGRPILRLKGHYLAVATLGFGILVFITLNNESQLTGGPDGMPVEDLGLRDLSRALGLGLSTSEVWYWFMGIVLLVGAWLAMNLFQSPTGRALRALHDSETAARTHGVDVARYKLVAFVISAVYASLAGSLQALLNRFVTPDVAGFLHSVEWVVMTVLGGAGSVIGAIFGAAILTALPQALTVFQEYEHLILGAIMMLVMIFLREGLFPSVARLVGRSA, from the coding sequence ATGAAGCCCTCCACCAAGCTCCTGGCGCTGGCCGTGCTCGCGATCCTGATCGCGCTCGCGCCCCTCGTCTTCCCGAGCTCGTTCTACTACCGCATCGGCGCGCTGATCTTCGTCAACGGGCTGGCGGTGACCGGCCTCGTGATCCTGTTCGGCTATGCCGGGCAGATCAGCCTCGGGCACGCCGGCTTCGCCGGGATCGGCGCCTACGCCACCGCGCTCTCGCCGGGCCTGCTCGGCGTGCATCCCGGCATCGGCCTCGTGCTGGGCGCGATCCTGTCGGGCCTCGTCGCCTTCCTGATCGGCCGGCCGATCCTGCGGCTGAAGGGCCACTATCTGGCCGTGGCGACGCTCGGCTTCGGCATCCTCGTGTTCATCACGTTGAACAACGAGAGCCAGCTCACCGGCGGGCCGGACGGCATGCCGGTGGAGGATCTCGGCCTGCGCGACCTGTCACGGGCGCTCGGGCTCGGGCTCTCGACCTCCGAGGTGTGGTACTGGTTCATGGGGATCGTCCTGCTGGTCGGCGCCTGGCTCGCCATGAACCTGTTCCAGAGCCCCACCGGCCGGGCGCTGCGCGCGCTCCACGACAGCGAGACGGCGGCGCGCACCCACGGCGTCGACGTCGCCCGCTACAAGCTCGTCGCCTTCGTGATCTCGGCGGTCTACGCCTCGCTCGCCGGCTCGCTGCAGGCGCTGCTCAACCGCTTCGTGACGCCCGACGTCGCGGGCTTCCTGCACTCGGTCGAATGGGTGGTGATGACCGTGCTCGGCGGCGCCGGCTCGGTGATCGGCGCGATCTTCGGCGCGGCGATCCTCACGGCCCTGCCGCAGGCGCTGACCGTGTTCCAGGAATACGAGCACCTCATTCTCGGCGCGATCATGATGCTGGTGATGATCTTCCTGCGCGAAGGCCTCTTCCCCAGCGTGGCGCGCCTCGTCGGACGGAGCGCGTGA
- a CDS encoding ABC transporter ATP-binding protein translates to MSLLTVEDLGIDFGGVKAVNGVGFSAKAGEIVSVIGPNGAGKTTLFNMISGVYTPLRGRVTLDGADVTGTAPHRLAAMGLSRTFQNLQVYLRMTALENVMAGRHLAERGSVVADLLGLPSSKRRTRETAKLARELLARVGLERAAEREAAALSYGALKRLEIARALAANPRLLLLDEPAAGCNAVETEEIDALIAEIAKEGVAILLVEHDMKLVMKISSHLVVLDHGEKIAEGPPAEVSRNPKVIEAYLGAGAEGAHALG, encoded by the coding sequence ATGAGCCTGTTGACCGTCGAGGACCTCGGCATCGATTTCGGCGGCGTGAAGGCCGTGAACGGGGTCGGCTTCTCCGCGAAGGCGGGGGAGATCGTCTCCGTCATCGGCCCCAACGGCGCCGGCAAGACGACGCTCTTCAACATGATCTCGGGCGTCTACACGCCCCTGCGCGGGCGCGTGACGCTCGACGGCGCCGACGTCACCGGCACGGCGCCGCACAGGCTCGCCGCCATGGGCCTGTCGCGCACCTTCCAGAACCTGCAGGTCTACCTGCGGATGACCGCGCTCGAGAACGTCATGGCCGGGCGGCACCTCGCCGAGCGCGGCAGCGTCGTCGCCGATCTGCTGGGCCTGCCCTCCTCGAAGCGGCGCACCCGCGAGACCGCGAAGCTCGCCCGCGAGCTCCTCGCCCGCGTCGGGCTGGAGCGCGCGGCGGAGCGGGAGGCGGCGGCCCTCTCCTACGGCGCGCTGAAGCGCCTGGAGATCGCCCGCGCGCTGGCCGCGAACCCGCGCCTCCTGCTCCTCGACGAGCCGGCGGCGGGCTGCAACGCGGTCGAGACCGAGGAGATCGACGCGCTCATCGCCGAGATCGCGAAGGAGGGCGTCGCCATCCTCCTCGTCGAGCACGACATGAAGCTCGTCATGAAGATCTCGAGCCACCTCGTGGTGCTCGATCACGGCGAGAAGATCGCCGAGGGGCCGCCGGCCGAGGTGTCGCGGAACCCCAAGGTGATCGAGGCCTATCTCGGAGCAGGAGCGGAGGGCGCCCATGCTCTCGGTTGA
- a CDS encoding ABC transporter ATP-binding protein: MLSVEGLRSRYGRIEALHGVDLEVRSGEIVCVVGANGAGKTTLLRCLSGVQPASHGTIVFRGEDVTRMPAHKRVGLGLAQSPEGRQIFTNLTVEDNLRLGAYLHDDERVSKDMGEAFAMFPILKEKRAQMAGGLSGGQQQMLAIARALMSRPSCLLLDEPSMGLAPILVAQVLDAVKSLKALGVTVLLVEQNAFAALSIADRGYVMETGRIAMSGAAADLIADPKVREAYLGV; the protein is encoded by the coding sequence ATGCTCTCGGTTGAGGGATTGCGCAGCCGATACGGCCGGATCGAGGCGCTGCACGGCGTCGACCTCGAGGTGCGCTCGGGAGAGATCGTCTGCGTGGTCGGCGCCAACGGCGCCGGCAAGACGACGCTGCTCCGCTGCCTGTCGGGCGTGCAGCCGGCCTCCCACGGCACGATCGTCTTCCGCGGCGAGGACGTCACCCGCATGCCCGCGCACAAGCGCGTCGGGCTCGGCCTCGCCCAGTCGCCGGAAGGCCGGCAGATCTTCACCAACCTCACGGTGGAGGACAATCTGCGCCTCGGCGCCTATCTCCACGACGACGAGCGCGTCTCGAAGGACATGGGCGAGGCCTTCGCCATGTTCCCGATCCTGAAGGAGAAGCGCGCCCAGATGGCCGGCGGGCTCTCGGGCGGCCAGCAGCAGATGCTCGCCATCGCCCGCGCGCTGATGAGCCGGCCCTCGTGCCTCCTCCTCGACGAGCCGAGCATGGGCCTCGCGCCCATCCTGGTTGCGCAGGTTCTCGACGCCGTGAAGTCTCTGAAGGCGCTAGGAGTGACCGTGCTCCTCGTCGAGCAGAACGCCTTCGCGGCGCTCTCGATCGCCGATCGCGGCTACGTCATGGAGACCGGCCGCATCGCCATGTCGGGCGCCGCTGCGGACCTGATCGCGGACCCGAAGGTGCGCGAAGCCTATCTCGGAGTATAG